GCTTGATGGCTGCCGGTGCCGGAACTGCAATTAAATTATCTGGCTCAAAGTTGAGGGCGATTAAAGTTGCGGCTGCAATTTCGGCAAAGGTTTTGTATTCTGCCAGATAGTAGCCTTTGGATAAAGGGCCGCCGGTTGTGATAAGTTTACGATAACCTCCCGTTTTAAATTCATCGATAGAGGCTTTGATGGCATAATCTGGCAGCCATCCTTCGACAACTAAGATATCAGCAGCAACCGGAGAATTGAGGGCAAGAAAGGGATGGAGATGATTAATTGTCAACACGAGTATACTGATCGTCCTGAGCCAGGTAATTTCCCATCCCAAAGCCCTCAAAATTTAATATTGTTGGCTAGAGATGGGCGATTTTGATTTGTGTGAACTGAGTGAAAATCAAGCCTCTACTGAGCGTTGTTGATGCAAATAATCAAAGACGCTTTTATCGCCGATGTCGGGGGGAATTGCTTGAAAGGCTTTGCGAAGTGCGAAGACTAAGAATAAAATTGCCCAACCGGCTAATAAAGTTTTCTCCACCGGCACCGGCAATACTCCAGCAAGATGCCCCAGCAGTAACACCGGCACTAAGGGTGTTAGCAGTTTGGTTTCAAAACGGTTAAAACAAAAGGCTTCTTTAAAGTAAATTCCGGTTAGTGCGGCAAAGGTGAAACCGGCACCCAGTAAGGTGACGGGATGGTTGTAAATTGTTAAAGCTAGCGCTTCGCTGTTTTGCACGGCGAAAAAGCCGGCTGTAACACTACCAATCAGCCAAAATATTTGCAGAAGCCGGTGTAAACTGGCGAGGTAGATATGAATGGTGACTAAGCTGACGCCGAGGGCGAGAGAGAAGCAGGCGTAGAGGGGTGTCAGGGCGTTTAGGGTTGCTGGCGAGTTGCCCAAAAGTAATACCAGCAGGCTGCCGGCGGCAAAACAGAGTGCTGCCACCATCAAGCCGGTGCGGTAGATGAGAACGCCGGTGCGGTCGCTTTGAGTAATGGTAAACTGGCCAAACTGGCCTTGATAGACTTCTGGTTCAGATTCCGTCAGTTGTGTCATGGTTTGTTCTTATCTATCAACTGCAAAGGGACTGCTCTCAGGCTACACTTTATTTATAAACCTGCGTCGGGTAAAAAGAAATGTCTAAATCTGATAAGAGCAAAAATCGCAGCCGGCTTACCCCTCCATCAGACGAGCAGAACGTTATTGAAATTGATGAAACTGTTGTTTGCAAAGTTTCAGAAAGAACGAAGAGAGCCGAAAATATTTTCCCTGATTTTTTAGGTAACTTTCCTG
Above is a genomic segment from Microcoleus sp. FACHB-68 containing:
- a CDS encoding ElyC/SanA/YdcF family protein, whose amino-acid sequence is MLTINHLHPFLALNSPVAADILVVEGWLPDYAIKASIDEFKTGGYRKLITTGGPLSKGYYLAEYKTFAEIAAATLIALNFEPDNLIAVPAPAAIKHRTQASAVALRQWLSTSDLEVKAINLYTFGPHARRSWLIFKQVLAPEIRVGVIAAQPLDYDANNWWQSSTGVRSTISESIAYAYARFIDWKA
- a CDS encoding DUF2301 domain-containing membrane protein, with the translated sequence MTQLTESEPEVYQGQFGQFTITQSDRTGVLIYRTGLMVAALCFAAGSLLVLLLGNSPATLNALTPLYACFSLALGVSLVTIHIYLASLHRLLQIFWLIGSVTAGFFAVQNSEALALTIYNHPVTLLGAGFTFAALTGIYFKEAFCFNRFETKLLTPLVPVLLLGHLAGVLPVPVEKTLLAGWAILFLVFALRKAFQAIPPDIGDKSVFDYLHQQRSVEA